A single genomic interval of Phreatobacter oligotrophus harbors:
- a CDS encoding proton-translocating transhydrogenase family protein: protein MTTLTPDQALERARSAAEAARIAAEQARLAADQATAMADQVATVAGAAVHSATGGAIDPTVFRLTIFALAVFVGYYVVWSVTPALHTPLMSVTNAISSVIVVGALLAVGVQVMDSGTLLARIFGFIALVLAAINIFGGFLVTQRMLAMYKAKDKPAGNKG from the coding sequence ATGACGACGCTCACGCCAGACCAGGCCCTCGAACGGGCCCGCAGCGCCGCTGAAGCCGCGCGCATCGCCGCCGAACAGGCCCGCCTCGCCGCCGACCAGGCCACCGCCATGGCGGACCAGGTGGCGACCGTTGCCGGCGCTGCGGTTCATTCCGCCACCGGCGGGGCCATCGACCCCACCGTCTTCCGCCTCACCATCTTCGCGCTCGCCGTCTTCGTCGGCTACTACGTGGTCTGGTCGGTGACCCCGGCCCTCCACACGCCGCTGATGTCGGTCACCAACGCCATCTCCTCGGTCATCGTCGTCGGCGCCCTGCTGGCGGTGGGCGTGCAGGTGATGGACAGCGGCACGCTGCTGGCGCGCATCTTCGGCTTCATCGCCCTCGTCCTGGCGGCGATCAACATCTTCGGCGGCTTCCTGGTCACGCAGCGCATGCTTGCGATGTACAAGGCCAAGGACAAGCCGGCCGGGAACAAGGGCTGA